The following are from one region of the Nymphaea colorata isolate Beijing-Zhang1983 chromosome 7, ASM883128v2, whole genome shotgun sequence genome:
- the LOC116257322 gene encoding transcription factor bHLH75-like, giving the protein MANFAFAPQSMCDTNSSFKSSFPFTEMDFINQYKELQSMILDNSNLNVMGMICSNQDDGLSKNFANNINSSDCTSSLINPGPFGSVLVDGIHEPKTKSTKRKNTAASESSSGLSFEEKTASKSNSGRGKRGKHTVLNSTVGGEVQKPKEVIHVRARRGQATDSHSLAERVRREKINERMRCLQDLVPGCYKTMGMAVMLDEIINYVQSLQNQVEFLSMKLSAASSCYDFNTDIGSADEMHQAARIGWEVQGQLGVKDGHGDLPNFTSTYSL; this is encoded by the exons ATGGCAAACTTTGCTTTTGCACCACAAAGCATGTGTGACACTAATTCCTCCTTCAAGTCTTCCTTCCCCTTCACAGAGATGGACTTCATTAACCAGTACAAGGAGCTACAGTCGATGATTTTGGACAATTCAAATCTTAATGTGATGGGGATGATCTGTAGCAACCAAGATGATGGCCTCTCCAAAAACTTCGCCAACAACATTAACAGCAGCGATTGCACCAGTTCTTTGATCAATCCTGGACCATTTGGCAGCGTATTAGTCGATGGTATTCATGAGCCGAAGACAAAAAGCACCAAGAGAAAGAACACGGCGGCGTCTGAGAGCAGTTCTGGACTGTCTTTCGAGGAGAAAACTGCATCGAAAAGT AATTCAGGGAGAGGAAAAAGAGGGAAGCACACTGTGCTGAACAGTACTGTTGGTGGAGAAGTTCAGAAACCAAAAGAAGTCATTCATGTCAGAGCAAGAAGGGGCCAAGCGACAGACAGCCACAGTCTTGCAGAAAGG GTGAGAAGGGAAAAGATCAATGAAAGAATGAGGTGTCTTCAGGACCTTGTCCCAGGCTGCTACAAG ACAATGGGTATGGCCGTCATGCTGGATGAGATAATTAACTACGTGCAGTCATTGCAGAACCAAGTTGAG TTCCTGTCTATGAAACTATCGGCTGCAAGTTCTTGCTATGACTTCAACACAGACATTGGATCAGCTGATGAAATGCATCAG GCTGCTAGAATTGGCTGGGAAGTGCAGGGCCAGTTGGGGGTAAAAGATGGGCATGGCGACCTCCCTAACTTCACCTCAACATACTCCCTCTGA